One Terriglobia bacterium genomic window, GCTATTTGCAACGAGGTGATTCGATGAGGTCAATTCCACCGCCGCTATTCCGGCAGCTGAAGCGCCGCTTCCGAAAATGTCCGTCAGGGCCAGGGAATTGGTCTGCTGCCCCGTCAGATTGAGCGTCACCTGATTGGATGCGATGTTCGCCAGCGTGCCGTCCTCGGCTCGAGCCACTGCGGTGATTGCAGCAGTGCCGCTGTCGGTGTTTGCAATGGTCAACACGTCGGCATTGACAGCGGAAGGAACAGGAAAGAAAAGGTTCGAGACAATCACCGGGGCCGTCGGCACAGTTGGAGCCGGTGGCGTGAATGAGGCCATGTAACGCGGAATGGCGGTTGAGGGGAATTGCGTGTTCGGCACAGCCGCTCCAATGGGTCCCAACGAGGCCTGAACCAGGGCGCTGCCTGATCCGACGGTTCCTGTTATGCCGACCATTGGCATGATCGAGAATTGATCCAGTATCGCCTGGCTCGGTGCGGCGGCATTGTACTCGTAGATGACCTGGTTCGAAGTCGACTGATTTGTGATCGTCAAGGGACCACCGCCAATAATCACGTTTGCGCCCGTCCCCGAGTCGCTCCCGATAGGACTTGGAAATGTAAGCGAGATACCATCCGGCAGTCCGGTGACCTGAAAAACGATCTGGGTCTTGTTCGTCTGGCCCAGAACTCCCACAGTGCTCGAAAAAGCGCCCAAAAACGTTTCACCAACCACATAGGTGCCGGGAGTCGACACGATCGTGTTGTTCGCGATGAGAAGCGTCGAGCCACCGTTATTCGTTATGGAAACGCCGCTTGCAATCCCGCGCACCACCGGAACTGAGTTCTGCCCGGCCACAATCAGGTTACCGGATGCCGAGATTGCCGCATTCAGCGTCGTAAACGCCGCTCCTACTGCCGAAATTCGCAAGCCGGACAGCGTAACGGTGGATCCCGCGCCTGCACCCGCCGGTATGCCGATAATCACATCACCGGCACTCGGAATCACCGCCGACAGCGTTGCGGCCGCCAATCCGCCTGTGCCCACCAGGGCGACGCCACTAATGTCTGTAAACGCGATGTTTGGAATGAAGAACTCGATCGTACCGGACTGAGTGGTTCCGGACTGGACAAAAAATGTGACGGGACCCAGGAGCTCGGTGTATCCCAGGCTATTCAGTACGGAAGTCGATCCGGCGACACCAAACGTGGCCTGGGCTTCTGCCGAATGGACATTGACGACGAAAAAAAAGAGTGCTGTCAGCACTCCGCACGAAACAAAGCTTAAAACTTTCGACTTGTTACGCATTCAGAACCTCTTGAAACAAAACGTGCCATAGCTCAAAGCCCGGCTCGCTGGTGGAGATCAAAGAGCAAGGATTCCTTCAGAAAGATGGAAACCCGCGTGTGGCGTGGATTCTATAGAGTGTCGATACGGAAGTTCAAGTTACAAATTGTTGCAACTGATTGTTATGGTGTGAGTTGTTTTTGCAGAGCGTGCATTATTTACCCACGCCCGTCAGTCATGGATGAGCTTCTTGATCTCTTTCAGCTTGGATTTCAATTCGTCCGTTGCCGCATCGGCATCGCTATGCGTCATCAGGACGTGAGGAGTTATAAGAACAATAACTTCGCTGCGGCTCTTTGCATTCGAGGTGTTTCCAAGCAGGGGACCGATGCCGGGAATCCGTCCGATCAGGGGAATACGGTTACGTTCGAGATCTGTACTTTCGCGAATAAAACCGCCGAGCGCAATGGTTTGGCCGTTTTCAACAACAATAGTTGAAGTAACGGACGACTTGGCAATGGCGGGAGCAACGATCGCGGAAACGGTATTGGCGCCGGCGGAACTGATTTCCTGGGTGATGTCCATGGTGACATTGCCGCTCTCGTTGATCTGCGGTTTAACCGTCAGAATGACCCCTGTTTCCTCGTATTGGATGGTTTGAGCGAAGAGGTTTGTACCTCCCGTTTGAACTGGAGTAACGGACGATGAGGTCGGCACCGGAACCTCAGTCCCCACTTCAAATTGTGCCTGGGCATTGTCCGACACCAATAGGGACGGCGCGGAAAGCGTTTTCACTCTCGATCGATTATCGGAGGCGTTGAGAAAGGCATCCAGCTCCCGCGTCCGGCCGATGAATCCAAACGTCTGTGCAAGGAACGAAGGAGGCGAACCCTGAAACGATGCCGTTGTTTGCGCCGGCTGCAGTGTTCCGCGGGTCTGCAAAGCCGCCGTAACACCGAACGAGAGAGTATCATCGAGATCGACCTGATAGACCTGAGCATCGATGAGGACCTGGCGGCGCAAGACATCCAGCTGCTCGAGCGTTCGCTCAACCTCCGCATATTCCTGCTGAGTCGCCTGTACGACCAGCATGTTGTGGGTTTCGTCGGCGATAATCCGGATTGTCGTTGCCGGGGTCAGCGGTACACCGCCCGCCGTACCGCCCACTCCGGCCGTTGGTTGCGGCAATACCTGCCCCGCTGCCTGCGGCGGATATCCTGCAGCCTGCTGTTGCAGCGTGCCGGCGTTCCCCGGAATCCCCCCCGGTCCAACGGCAGGTTGCGCCGCCAGCGTGGATCTCAAGCCATAGAGTTCCGCCAGCACTTTCTGCAGGTCCGAGGCCTTGGAGTTTTTAACCTTATAAACCCAATTCCGGTTGCCCGCTGTCACGGTGGGTTGATCCAGCTGATTCAGCCAACGCTCCACTTCAGGAAATACGTCGGCATTCGGTGTCACTACCAATATGGAATTGAGACGGTCGATGGCAATGAAACGGACCGCACTTTGTTTTTCGGACAGTCCATAACCGGCAAAAATCGTTCGCAGATCTTCAATGACGTCCCGGGCGCGATTGTTTTTGACCTGTAGAAGGCGAACACGATCTCCCTGAAACGTTGCCGTATCGAATTCGTCGACGATCTGCAGCAGCCTTCGAACATTACTCCGGCGGTCCGTGAGCAGGATGATATTGCCGGTATCGTGGACAACAATGTTGCCGGCATCGGTCAGGTACGGCATCAGGACCTTCGACATTTCCGACGCGGCAACGAATTTCATGCGAATGATCTGCATGACGACCTGATCATCCGGTGCAGTAGTGGTCCGCTGGTCCAGCACTTCGATGGGCTGCCGAACCGCCGTGTTTGCCGGAACGATCTGGTAGAAGTTGCCGCTCTTGATCATCGTGGCGCCGTTGACTTTCAAAATGCTCTCCAGGATGGGAAGCAGGTCGGAGCGCTTGAGCGTTTCTGAAGTATTGATGTCGACTGTCCCTTTTACCGCAGGATCGATGATGTAGTTCAGGCCCAGTTCACTGCCGATGATCTGAATGACTTGCCGGATATCCTGATTCACCAGATGCAGCGCGACATTGGCGGCCGCATCGTTTTGGGCC contains:
- the gspD gene encoding type II secretion system secretin GspD; translation: MSKFQQITVVLVIFSTILLGQAPQPPAPPAQNDAAANVALHLVNQDIRQVIQIIGSELGLNYIIDPAVKGTVDINTSETLKRSDLLPILESILKVNGATMIKSGNFYQIVPANTAVRQPIEVLDQRTTTAPDDQVVMQIIRMKFVAASEMSKVLMPYLTDAGNIVVHDTGNIILLTDRRSNVRRLLQIVDEFDTATFQGDRVRLLQVKNNRARDVIEDLRTIFAGYGLSEKQSAVRFIAIDRLNSILVVTPNADVFPEVERWLNQLDQPTVTAGNRNWVYKVKNSKASDLQKVLAELYGLRSTLAAQPAVGPGGIPGNAGTLQQQAAGYPPQAAGQVLPQPTAGVGGTAGGVPLTPATTIRIIADETHNMLVVQATQQEYAEVERTLEQLDVLRRQVLIDAQVYQVDLDDTLSFGVTAALQTRGTLQPAQTTASFQGSPPSFLAQTFGFIGRTRELDAFLNASDNRSRVKTLSAPSLLVSDNAQAQFEVGTEVPVPTSSSVTPVQTGGTNLFAQTIQYEETGVILTVKPQINESGNVTMDITQEISSAGANTVSAIVAPAIAKSSVTSTIVVENGQTIALGGFIRESTDLERNRIPLIGRIPGIGPLLGNTSNAKSRSEVIVLITPHVLMTHSDADAATDELKSKLKEIKKLIHD